One genomic region from Nostoc sphaeroides encodes:
- a CDS encoding lipopolysaccharide biosynthesis protein, translating into MASPQGSSNLRQQAVKGVLWSAIESWGRQVISFAVFFILARLLGPETFGLIALASVFLAFLQVFFDQGFTQAIVQRQDLEVEHLDTAFWANLGISVLLAILCVSGASFVSNLFKEPQLIPIIRYLSIGFLITAFSSVQNAIFQRKLAFKTLATRSLVAVAIGGVVGITMALMGFGVWSIVGQQLSNNLAGVLIIWWVSDWRPKLRFSVRHFKELFSFGVNVMGMNLFYFFSRRSDDFLIGYFLGSSALGYYTIAYRVFSILTELLTSTIAKVTLPTFSKLQHEPERLRNALYEAIQLTSLITFPAFLGTLILAPEIVEVVFGTKWLPSVPVMQILNLTGIAYAYFYFNGSVLMAVGKPSYKLAMDFIQAVINVIGFSIAVRWGIVAVASAFVIRMYLIAPILIWVIWKQIHINVLTYLRQGAASLAGTIVMLFVIFVIKYFLSNLISSSAVLAISLFIGIIVYILSIFLIAPKLFWQIRNIAR; encoded by the coding sequence ATGGCATCACCTCAAGGTTCATCAAATTTACGACAACAGGCTGTTAAAGGAGTATTGTGGTCTGCCATCGAAAGTTGGGGACGGCAGGTAATTTCATTCGCTGTTTTCTTTATACTTGCGCGTTTGTTAGGTCCAGAAACTTTTGGTTTGATTGCATTAGCTAGTGTATTTCTGGCATTTCTCCAAGTTTTTTTCGATCAGGGATTTACTCAAGCAATTGTTCAACGTCAGGACTTAGAAGTAGAGCATTTAGATACTGCCTTCTGGGCTAATTTGGGAATCAGCGTACTACTAGCAATACTATGTGTTAGCGGTGCTAGTTTCGTTAGTAACTTATTCAAAGAGCCACAGTTAATACCAATCATCCGCTATTTGTCTATTGGATTTTTAATCACTGCTTTCAGTAGCGTTCAGAACGCAATCTTTCAGCGGAAGCTAGCATTTAAAACTCTTGCCACCCGATCGCTAGTGGCAGTAGCCATTGGCGGTGTAGTAGGCATAACTATGGCGTTGATGGGATTTGGAGTTTGGAGTATTGTCGGTCAGCAATTATCTAATAATTTGGCAGGAGTTTTGATAATATGGTGGGTAAGTGATTGGCGACCAAAATTAAGATTTTCGGTAAGACACTTCAAGGAACTATTTTCCTTCGGAGTGAATGTGATGGGGATGAATTTATTTTACTTCTTTAGCCGTCGCTCCGATGACTTTTTAATCGGTTATTTTCTAGGTTCTTCTGCATTAGGCTATTACACCATTGCTTATCGCGTGTTCTCAATATTGACAGAATTGCTAACTAGCACCATAGCAAAAGTTACTTTGCCAACATTTTCAAAGTTACAGCACGAGCCAGAAAGATTAAGAAATGCGCTTTATGAAGCAATCCAACTAACAAGTTTGATTACCTTTCCAGCTTTCTTAGGCACATTGATATTAGCACCTGAAATAGTAGAAGTTGTATTTGGAACAAAATGGTTACCCAGTGTGCCAGTAATGCAAATTTTAAACCTTACTGGTATTGCTTACGCATATTTCTATTTCAATGGATCTGTGCTAATGGCAGTCGGAAAACCTTCATATAAGCTAGCTATGGATTTCATTCAAGCTGTTATCAATGTTATTGGGTTTTCCATAGCAGTCCGATGGGGAATTGTGGCTGTTGCATCTGCTTTTGTGATTAGAATGTACCTGATAGCGCCTATTCTTATTTGGGTAATTTGGAAACAAATCCATATTAATGTGCTGACTTATCTGCGCCAGGGTGCTGCTTCGTTAGCTGGAACGATAGTTATGTTATTTGTAATCTTTGTTATCAAATATTTTTTGAGTAACTTAATAAGTTCCTCGGCAGTATTAGCTATTTCTCTATTTATTGGTATAATTGTATACATTTTGTCTATTTTCTTGATTGCACCAAAATTGTTTTGGCAGATAAGAAATATAGCCCGTTAG